One window of the Triticum dicoccoides isolate Atlit2015 ecotype Zavitan chromosome 3B, WEW_v2.0, whole genome shotgun sequence genome contains the following:
- the LOC119276392 gene encoding uncharacterized protein LOC119276392, with protein MGAGGKGWPETASRGVRTAWFMVVMVASLLVASAPVVVAAGDVAVTLWLEARLGCPRCRGLRDHLRGYAFRSSLVDIPLLSVLRSLVITCVYLVCDTSGLSHGPYLGTTTFCSLASLLILLMKACVYSPAQDIGPELSPSLADHRLNMKKLWGMPALFLSSLIFALGHFVVAYRTSCRARRKLLIHRIDPESILAYKNAFPGCYKVPRSPTPHSGKLYSRSESETKRKTLVHDDRDIPISFLADSDSMFIACQGITVHYKMSDPSSCISPAPELFPETNHDAVSSSISPRRQRHESPPTASSSTRRLLHRSFSHQYHQTSLYAPLLVEPLISPTVSDGIPFLSLDDGSLQVCSKPMGFDLEAGEHRKFAVVLVHGFGGGVFAWRHVSNLLARQVGCTVLAFDRPGWGLTSRPRRKDWEDKNLPNPYELESQVDLLISFCSDMGLGSVILVGHDDGGLLALRTAEKLRASGDSRKVEVKGVVLIGVSLSREVIPAFARILLHTPLRKKHMVRPLLRTEITQVINRRAWFDATKLTTDVLNLYKAPLYVEGWDEALHEVGRLSFSTVLSSKRATELLRSVEDLPVLVVAGSEDALVSLKSAQTMASKLVNSRLVTISGCGHLPHEECANALLSALSPFISKLVSSDDSLQRL; from the exons ATGGGGGCGGGCGGGAAGGGCTGGCCGGAGACGGCGAGCCGCGGGGTGAGGACGGCGTGGTTCATGGTGGTCATGGTCGCGTCGCTGCTCGTCGCGTCGGCGCCCGTCGTGGTGGCCGCCGGCGACGTCGCCGTTACGCTCTGGCTCGAGGCGCGCCTCGGCTGCCCGCGCTGCCGCGGCCTTCGGGACCACCTCCGGGGGTACGCCTTCCGGAGCTCGCTCGTGGACATACCGCTCCTCTCCGTCCTTCGCTCCCTCGTCATCACCT GCGTATACCTCGTGTGTGATACTTCTGGTCTCTCTCACGGCCCGTACCTTGGGACGACAACCTTCTGTTCCTTGGCTTCACTGCTCATCTTGCTCATGAAGGCCTGCGTTTACAGTCCAGCTCAGGACATTGGGCCTGAGCTCTCGCCGTCATTGGCGGATCACAGGCTAAATATGAAGAAGTTATGGGGAATGCCTGCGCTTTTCCTGTCTTCCTTGATCTTTGCTCTCGGCCACTTTGTTGTTGCTTACAGAACGAGCTGCAGGGCTCGACGAAAGCTGCTTATCCATCGCATTGACCCTGAATCG ATTCTGGCTTACAAGAATGCCTTTCCTGGATGCTACAAGGTTCCTCGGTCGCCCACTCCGCACAGTGGGAAACTTTATTCAAGGAGCGAGAGCGAGACAAAGAGAAAAACTCTTGTGCACGATGACAGGGATATTCCAATCAGTTTTCTTGCTGATAGTGATAGCATGTTCATTGCTTGCCAGGGGATCACTGTACACTACAAAATGTCTGATCCATCAAGTTGCATATCTCCAGCTCCTGAATTGTTTCCAGAAACTAATCATGATGCTGTTTCGTCAAGCATTTCTCCTAGAAGACAGAGGCATGAGAGCCCACCAACAGCTTCCTCGAGTACCCGTCGTCTTTTGCATAGGAGCTTTAGTCATCAGTATCACCAAACATCGTTATATGCACCATTGTTGGTAGAACCACTGATCTCTCCAACGGTGTCAGATGGCATCCCCTTTCTCAGTCTTGACGACGGCAGCTTACAGGTGTGTTCAAAACCTATGGGCTTTGATCTTGAGGCTGGAGAGCACCGGAAATTTGCTGTTGTTTTGGTCCATGGGTTTGGAGGGGGAGTATTTGCATGGAGACATGTTAGTAATTTGCTTGCTCGACAAGTGGGTTGCACTGTGCTGGCCTTTGATCGCCCTGGATGGGGATTAACATCCCGACCTCGCAGAAAGGACTGGGAAGACAAGAATTTGCCAAACCCATACGAGCTTGAGTCACAG GTTGATCTTCTGATTTCATTTTGCTCAGACATGGGCTTGGGCTCGGTCATTTTAGTTGGTCATGATGATGGCGGCTTGCTGGCACTGAGGACCGCAGAAAAGTTACGCGCTTCTGGAGATTCTAGGAAG GTCGAAGTGAAGGGAGTTGTTCTTATAGGCGTAAGCTTGTCGAGAGAAGTGATTCCTGCATTTGCTCGTATACTCCTGCATACTCCTCTGAGGAAAAAGCACATGGTGCGCCCACTTCTACGTACTGAAATCACTCAGGTGATCAATCGGCGAGCATGGTTTGATGCCACCAAGCTGACAACAGACGTTCTTAATCTTTACAAG GCTCCACTATATGTCGAGGGCTGGGACGAAGCACTCCATGAAGTAGGCCGTCTTTCATTTTCCACCGTCCTATCATCAAAAAGAGCAACAGAACTACTAAGATCGGTGGAAGACCTCCCTGTTTTGGTGGTAGCAGGCTCTGAGGATGCTCTTGTTTCTCTGAAGTCGGCACAAACTATGGCTTCAAAACTTGTAAATTCT AGGCTAGTAACTATATCAGGATGTGGTCATCTGCCACACGAAGAATGTGCCAATGCATTGCTCTCAGCTCTTTCTCCGTTCATCTCAAAATTGGTATCGTCAGATGATTCATTGCAAAGATTGTAG
- the LOC119276393 gene encoding potassium channel AKT1-like, with protein MSSRSGAARMRACGPWGEGGSGVVGDAHALEREMSRDGSHYSLSSGILPSLGARSNRRVKLRRFIISPYDRRYRLWETFLIVLVVYSAWVSPFEFGFIRIPTGGLAATDNAVNAIFAVDIILTFFVAYLDRLTYLLEDDPKRIAWRYATSWLVLDVASTIPSEIARRMLPSKLRSYGFFNMLRLWRLRRVSSLFARLEKDRHFNYFWVRCAKLICVTLFAVHCAACFYYLLADRYPDPKETWIGNTMPDFHSKGLWIRYVTSVYWSITTLTTVGYGDYHAENIREMIFNIFYMFFNLGLTAYLIGNMTNLVVHGTSRTRKYRDTIQAATSFALRNQLPPRLQDQMISHLSLKFRTDSEGLQQQETLDALPKAIRSSISQYLFLNLVQNIYLFQGVSNDLIFQLVSEMKAEYFPPREDVILQNEAPTDFYILVSGSVELVEVPNGAEHGAEQVVGVAKSGEVIGEIGVLCYRPQLFTVRTRSLCQLLRMNRTAFLSIVQSNVGDGTIIMNNLIQLLKEQTDGVMVGVLKEIESMLARGRLDLPITLCFAVTRGDDHLLHQLLKRNLDPNESDQDGRTALHIAASKGNEQCVKLLLEYGADPNARDSEGKVPLWEAVYAKHDTVVHLLVKGGAELSSGDTSLYACIAVEENNIELLKQILKHVIDVNRPSKDGNIPLHHAVCDGNVEMVELLLRHGADIDKQDSNGWTPRALAEQQGHEEIQNLFRSVIAPRKYTSNGRVTPMLLGRFSSDPSMQKVIREDAEQQPSKVFPQRRKVSFHNSLFGVISSSHPRRETDHLLSRGLAATGGPSYPQVHHNPLIRVTISCPEKGNTAGKLVILPGSIKELLQLGAKKFDMMPTKVLTIEGAEVDEVELIRDGDHLVLASDDWVPDDTQIGGKN; from the exons ATGTCGTCGAGGTCCGGGGCCGCCAGGATGCGGGCGTGCGGGCCGTGGGGCGAGGGCGGCAGCGGCGTCGTCGGGGACGCGCACGCGCTCGAGAGGGAGATGTCGCGGGACGGCAGCCACTACAGCCTCTCCAGCGGCATCCTGCCGTCGCTCGGCGCGCGCAGCAACCGCCGCGTCAAGCTCCGCCGCTTCATCATCTCGCCCTACGACCGCCGATACAG ATTGTGGGAGACTTTCCTCATAGTTCTTGTGGTCTACTCTGCATGGGTCTCCCCATTCGAATTTGGCTTCATTCGGATTCCTACGGGAGGCCTAGCCGCGACAGATAATGCCGTGAATGCAATCTTCGCAGTTGACATCATCCTGACCTTCTTTGTAGCTTACTTGGACAGACTGACCTATTTGCTGGAAGATGATCCAAAGAGGATTGCTTGGCGTTATGCTACCAGCTGGTTGGTTCTTGACGTTGCCTCCACCATCCCATCAGAAATTGCTCGCAGGATGCTACCTTCAAAGCTCAGATCATATGGATTCTTCAACATGCTTCGTCTATGGCGTCTCCGGAGAGTCAGCTCTCTCTTTGCTAG ATTAGAGAAGGATAGACACTTCAATTACTTCTGGGTTCGATGTGCAAAGCTCATTTGT GTCACACTTTTTGCCGTGCACTGTGCAGCATGCTTCTACTATCTCCTTGCTGATAGGTACCCGGACCCAAAGGAAACATGGATTGGCAATACCATGCCAGATTTTCATTCCAAGGGCTTGTGGATTCGCTACGTAACATCAGTATATTGGTCAATCACCACGCTTACCACTGTGGGTTATGGGGATTATCATGCGGAGAACATAAGGGAGATGATTTTCAACATTTTCTACATGTTCTTTAACCTTGGACTGACTGCTTATTTGATTGGCAACATGACCAACTTGGTTGTCCACGGCACCAGCCGTACTCGAAAATAT CGGGATACAATTCAAGCAGCAACCAGCTTTGCACTTAGGAATCAGCTACCACCTCGGTTGCAAGATCAGATGATATCACATCTTAGCTTAAAGTTCAGGACAGATTCTGAAGGTCTTCAACAACAAGAGACACTTGATGCGCTGCCTAAGGCTATTAGATCCAGCATTTCGCAATATCTGTTCCTCAATCTGGTTCAAAACATTTACTTGTTTCAAGGAGTATCTAATGATCTGATTTTTCAACTG GTTTCGGAGATGAAAGCCGAATATTTTCCACCTAGGGAGGATGTCATTTTGCAGAATGAAGCACCCACTGACTTCTACATTTTAGTTTCTGGTAGTGTG GAATTAGTAGAGGTTCCAAATGGTGCGGAACATGGTGCAGAACAG GTGGTTGGAGTGGCCAAGTCAGGAGAGGTTATTGGAGAAATTGGGGTTCTTTGCTATAGGCCTCAATTATTCACTGTCCGGACAAGATCCTTATGTCAGCTTCTACGGATGAATCGTACGGCCTTTCTCAGCATTGTTCAATCCAATGTTGGAGATGGAACTATCATCATGAACAACCTTATTCAG TTACTAAAAGAGCAGACAGACGGCGTAATGGTGGGTGTTCTGAAGGAGATCGAGAGCATGTTAGCTCGAGGTCGTCTGGATTTGCCAATTACACTCTGCTTTGCAGTGACTAGAGGAGATGACCATTTGTTGCATCAACTACTTAAGCGTAATTTGGATCCAAATGAGTCAGATCAAGATGGGCGTACAGCATTG CACATAGCTGCTTCCAAAGGAAATGAGCAATGTGTCAAGCTTCTATTAGAATATGGAGCTGATCCAAATGCCAGGG ATTCGGAAGGAAAGGTTCCGCTATGGGAGGCTGTATATGCGAAACATGATACGGTTGTGCATCTGTTAGTCAAGGGCGGTGCAGAACTATCATCCGGGGATACAAGCTTATATGCTTGCATCGCAGTTGAGGAAAACAATATAGAACTGCTCAAGCAGATACTCAAGCATGTCATCGATGTAAACAGGCCATCCAAAGATGGAAACATTCCGCTGCACCATGCTGTCTGCGACGGGAACGTTGAGATGGTTGAGTTGTTACTGAGACACGGAGCAGACATTGACAAGCAGGACAGTAACGGCTGGACCCCAAGAGCTCTAGCCGAGCAACAAGGCCATGAAGAAATACAAAACCTGTTTAGATCAGTGATAGCACCGAGGAAGTACACATCAAATGGTAGGGTGACGCCTATGCTGCTAGGCAGGTTCAGCAGCGATCCCTCGATGCAGAAGGTGATCCGTGAAGATGCTGAGCAGCAACCCAGCAAAGTTTTTCCGCAAAGAAGGAAAGTCAGCTTCCACAACTCTCTTTTTGGTGTCATCTCTTCGTCTCATCCGCGCCGAGAGACCGACCATCTACTCTCAAGAGGTCTTGCGGCAACGGGCGGTCCGAGTTATCCTCAGGTCCATCACAACCCACTCATCAGGGTGACAATCAGCTGCCCCGAGAAGGGGAACACTGCTGGGAAGCTTGTGATCTTGCCGGGGTCGATAAAGGAGCTTCTTCAACTAGGTGCGAAGAAGTTTGACATGATGCCCACTAAGGTCCTGACAATTGAGGGCGCAGAGGTTGACGAGGTTGAGCTCATCAGAGATGGTGATCATCTTGTTCTTGCCAGTGATGATTGGGTACCAGATGATACGCAAATAGGAGGTAAAAATTAG